GGTTGGCAGACTACTAGTGTTAATGCTTACTTATTTTTCAGGCAAAGTCAAAAATATAATTAAAAAAGTTCAAAGGGCAATAGGCAAATATGGTTTTACATTACACTAAGGCATTTGTCACCATAGCATCAGTTAATTGGAAAAACGTAGTAAATTTTTATACTAAATTGTTGGAGCAAAAGCCGATTCTTTTGACACCAAATATCTATGCTGAGTTTAATTTGGTTGGTATGCGATTAGGTATTTTTCAACCAAAGAACACAAACGAATCTGAATTTGAACTAATGTGTAACGACAATCCTTTAGGGTTTGAAAGTGACACTCTCGGACTCGCTAATGCTGCGTTAAGAACGGGAACCGCCAAAACTACGACCCCTGTACCACTTTATTTCTATACCAAAAGTAAGATAAGTTTGTGTTTAGAGGTGAGCAATTTAGAAGATGCGATCGCTCACCTAACATCTTTGGGCTATCCTCCACCAGGAGAAATTTCCATTGCTTCCCACGGCAGAGAAATTTATGCCTATGACCCTGATGGTAATCGTCTAATTTTACATCAAGCCAAAGAGAGTGATGAGTAATGAGTACTGAGTTAGGAGTACTGAGTTAGGAGTCTATTATTCTCCCCAGTCTCCAGTCCCTAATCCCCAATCCCTCTTATTGGCGATAATAAGTAATTAATAGTTAATAATCAAAAATGGCCATAACT
This Nostoc sp. C052 DNA region includes the following protein-coding sequences:
- a CDS encoding VOC family protein, with product MVLHYTKAFVTIASVNWKNVVNFYTKLLEQKPILLTPNIYAEFNLVGMRLGIFQPKNTNESEFELMCNDNPLGFESDTLGLANAALRTGTAKTTTPVPLYFYTKSKISLCLEVSNLEDAIAHLTSLGYPPPGEISIASHGREIYAYDPDGNRLILHQAKESDE